From the Deltaproteobacteria bacterium genome, one window contains:
- a CDS encoding type II toxin-antitoxin system HicB family antitoxin, with product MFEPAEEGGYVVSVPALPGCVTQGDTFEEARKMAKDAIKGYIAVLREEGQSIPEEKEEVITAPLYIPILSRG from the coding sequence TTGTTTGAACCTGCAGAAGAGGGCGGATATGTTGTTTCTGTGCCGGCGTTGCCGGGCTGTGTGACACAGGGAGATACTTTTGAGGAAGCTAGGAAGATGGCCAAAGATGCCATCAAGGGATACATTGCTGTTTTGCGTGAAGAAGGTCAGTCAATCCCCGAAGAAAAAGAAGAAGTGATCACAGCACCTCTCTACATTCCTATTTTATCAAGAGGATAA
- the hpnH gene encoding adenosyl-hopene transferase HpnH: protein MGVPASQAWRVASYVLKQKISGNKKYPLVLMLEPLFRCNLACAGCGKIQYPESVLKKRLSPEQCFKAVDECGAPMVSIPGGEPLLHPEMDKIVEGLVARKKYIYLCTNAILLKRKIDLFKPSKFLTLSVHLDGLQEDHDKAVCRDGIYEQAVSGIKEALQRGFRVTTNTTLFEGANPERVRTFFDTMMGLGIEGMMVSPGYSYDKAPDQTHFLKRNRTHDLFQNILGNPKKGWKFNQSPLFLQFLKGKRSYQCTPWGNPTYNVFGWQKPCYLLQEGYVGTFKELMTETNWNNYGTGNNEKCADCMVHCGYEATAVDDTFSSLRGLFDTIRFGLKPA from the coding sequence ATGGGTGTCCCGGCATCACAAGCATGGCGTGTCGCCAGTTATGTGCTCAAGCAAAAAATCAGTGGGAATAAAAAATATCCCCTCGTTTTGATGCTGGAGCCTCTTTTCCGTTGCAATCTTGCGTGCGCCGGTTGCGGCAAAATTCAGTATCCGGAATCTGTTCTTAAAAAACGTCTTTCACCCGAACAATGTTTCAAAGCGGTGGATGAATGCGGCGCCCCCATGGTGAGCATACCCGGCGGTGAACCGCTACTGCACCCGGAAATGGACAAAATTGTTGAAGGGTTGGTGGCCCGCAAAAAATATATTTATCTCTGCACCAACGCCATTTTGCTCAAAAGAAAAATCGATCTTTTCAAACCTTCCAAATTTCTAACCCTCAGCGTGCATCTGGATGGTTTACAAGAAGACCATGACAAAGCGGTTTGCCGCGATGGCATTTATGAACAAGCCGTTAGCGGTATTAAAGAAGCTCTCCAAAGAGGTTTTCGCGTCACTACCAACACCACTCTTTTTGAAGGGGCCAATCCCGAAAGAGTCCGCACTTTTTTTGACACAATGATGGGACTGGGTATTGAGGGAATGATGGTCTCTCCGGGTTACAGTTACGACAAAGCACCCGATCAAACCCATTTTCTAAAAAGAAATCGGACCCACGATCTGTTCCAAAACATTTTAGGAAATCCAAAAAAGGGATGGAAATTTAATCAATCTCCCCTCTTCCTGCAATTTTTGAAGGGAAAACGTTCCTATCAATGCACACCGTGGGGAAATCCAACCTATAATGTCTTCGGCTGGCAAAAGCCGTGCTATCTTTTGCAAGAGGGTTATGTCGGCACTTTCAAAGAATTAATGACCGAGACCAACTGGAACAATTACGGAACAGGAAACAACGAAAAATGCGCCGATTGCATGGTCCATTGCGGTTACGAAGCCACCGCGGTTGACGATACTTTCAGTTCACTGCGCGGACTGTTCGACACAATCCGATTTGGTTTGAAACCGGCTTGA
- a CDS encoding ABC transporter ATP-binding protein: protein MHALEISGLIKSYSKTHALRGVDLTIPCGEFFGLLGPNGAGKTTLINSIVGLVRPNAGRVLVMGHDIQKNPMEAKRFIGLSPQEININNYFPIGKIMEFQGGFYGLSIKESKMRAEALLKYFCLWEKRKGGRYQLSGGMQRRLMIARALMGKPKILILDEPTAGIDVELRHELWGFLKGLNADGTTILLTTHYIEEAEILCERVGIISHGKIVACDTPRELIAKHRLPPEAERQDKFKFIRPGSLEEIFVTLTGEKQ, encoded by the coding sequence ATGCACGCGCTTGAAATTTCGGGTTTGATTAAATCTTATTCTAAGACGCACGCGTTGCGGGGTGTTGATTTGACCATTCCCTGTGGGGAATTTTTTGGATTGCTTGGGCCAAACGGTGCGGGAAAAACCACTTTAATCAATTCCATCGTCGGCCTTGTCAGACCCAATGCTGGCAGGGTTCTTGTGATGGGACATGACATTCAAAAAAATCCGATGGAGGCGAAACGTTTCATCGGGCTCTCTCCACAGGAAATCAATATCAACAATTATTTCCCGATCGGAAAGATCATGGAATTTCAGGGAGGTTTTTACGGACTTTCCATCAAAGAATCCAAAATGCGGGCCGAAGCTCTTCTGAAATATTTTTGCCTCTGGGAAAAAAGAAAGGGTGGGCGCTATCAGCTCTCGGGCGGCATGCAACGCCGCCTCATGATCGCCCGCGCCTTGATGGGAAAACCAAAAATTCTAATTTTGGATGAACCCACCGCGGGGATTGACGTGGAATTGCGCCACGAACTTTGGGGATTTTTAAAAGGACTCAATGCAGACGGCACCACCATTTTACTCACGACTCATTATATTGAAGAAGCCGAAATTCTTTGCGAGCGCGTGGGCATCATCAGTCACGGAAAAATTGTGGCGTGCGACACACCGCGGGAATTAATTGCAAAACATCGCTTACCTCCGGAAGCGGAACGACAAGACAAATTCAAATTCATTCGCCCCGGTTCTTTGGAAGAAATATTTGTAACGTTGACGGGGGAAAAACAATGA
- a CDS encoding AtpZ/AtpI family protein — translation MKNDDQKDISLLTLGVYGAVGFQLAIAVVGGWFLGNYLDGRWQTSPWLALIGLTGGFVGGLVNLVRILQWHQNRKNSLDERR, via the coding sequence ATAAAAAACGACGATCAAAAAGACATATCTTTGTTAACTTTGGGGGTTTATGGCGCCGTGGGCTTTCAATTGGCCATTGCCGTGGTGGGGGGATGGTTTTTAGGAAACTATCTTGATGGCCGTTGGCAGACTTCTCCGTGGTTGGCTTTGATCGGTTTGACTGGCGGATTTGTTGGGGGTTTGGTCAATTTAGTCCGCATTCTCCAATGGCATCAAAATCGCAAAAACTCCCTTGACGAAAGAAGGTAA
- a CDS encoding FecR domain-containing protein, with the protein MKKILFLVGFFVSVTAFAAAPVGQVVDVVGDVIVTQEGKTPVAPTLKQLVYMGDIIETKKTGGLKILFKDDTVLTVKENSKTLITEFLFDTKKNERKAVFNVVYGKIRAVVGRFFGENQPVEIKTPTAVGGIRGTDVAAVVKKCDAKKSISSCQTSFYCFNGKFYVANIDRPEKEIQVAEGAFTQILGNNDPLPVAPIPPDILRTNGIIFDISLTSPSGGSSQLATLTTSGVDSQATQDSAVTFMAEADSSIFDSASEADSAESALIDASPTAASDLGVQILPGGVTQATNTITINIVLP; encoded by the coding sequence ATGAAAAAAATACTTTTTTTGGTTGGTTTTTTTGTTTCAGTTACGGCTTTTGCGGCCGCGCCGGTTGGTCAGGTTGTGGATGTGGTTGGAGATGTGATTGTTACGCAGGAAGGAAAAACGCCGGTTGCACCTACTTTGAAACAACTGGTTTATATGGGAGACATTATTGAAACGAAAAAGACCGGTGGGTTGAAGATTTTATTCAAAGATGACACCGTTCTCACCGTTAAAGAAAACAGTAAAACGTTAATCACCGAGTTTTTATTTGATACCAAAAAGAATGAACGCAAAGCGGTTTTCAATGTTGTGTACGGAAAAATTCGTGCTGTAGTCGGACGTTTTTTTGGAGAGAACCAGCCGGTTGAAATTAAAACACCCACAGCTGTTGGGGGCATTCGCGGAACCGATGTTGCGGCCGTTGTAAAAAAATGTGACGCAAAGAAATCTATTTCGAGCTGTCAAACCTCCTTTTATTGTTTCAATGGAAAATTTTATGTCGCCAATATCGACAGACCTGAAAAAGAAATTCAGGTTGCTGAAGGGGCGTTCACTCAGATTCTCGGAAACAATGATCCACTTCCCGTGGCGCCTATTCCGCCAGATATCTTACGAACTAACGGAATCATTTTTGATATTTCATTGACCTCTCCAAGCGGGGGAAGTTCGCAACTTGCAACTCTTACAACAAGTGGTGTGGACTCACAAGCAACTCAAGATTCTGCGGTTACTTTTATGGCCGAAGCGGACTCTTCCATTTTCGATAGCGCAAGCGAAGCGGACTCTGCTGAATCTGCCCTGATAGATGCTTCACCTACGGCCGCTTCCGATCTGGGCGTACAGATATTGCCGGGAGGCGTCACTCAGGCAACAAACACCATCACCATCAACATTGTGTTACCATGA
- a CDS encoding helix-hairpin-helix domain-containing protein produces the protein MKKKVLLSLAVLVVALAGGLDLHAKASAKGKLTGVVNINEAGVAQLTMLPGVGQKRAEAIREYVQAHPFKSVEELKAIKGIGATGFEKLKPFITVSTPTTAKWVKDTTAVAGASQPASQPVSSK, from the coding sequence ATGAAAAAGAAAGTGTTGTTGTCATTGGCTGTTCTCGTTGTGGCCCTCGCGGGGGGATTGGATCTCCACGCCAAGGCGAGTGCAAAGGGAAAGCTGACGGGTGTTGTTAATATTAATGAAGCGGGTGTTGCTCAGCTGACCATGTTACCCGGCGTTGGGCAAAAAAGGGCGGAGGCCATCCGGGAATATGTCCAAGCCCATCCTTTCAAAAGTGTTGAAGAGTTGAAGGCAATCAAAGGGATTGGTGCTACAGGGTTTGAAAAATTAAAACCCTTTATTACCGTCTCAACACCGACCACAGCGAAGTGGGTGAAAGATACCACAGCAGTGGCGGGTGCTTCTCAACCGGCTTCTCAACCAGTATCGAGCAAGTAA
- a CDS encoding type II toxin-antitoxin system HicA family toxin, which produces MARLCVLSGSDVCRILSRHGFQEIRRKGSHIIMQKKIGIQFPFLYFFAAMVEPMPSQR; this is translated from the coding sequence TTGGCTAGGCTTTGTGTCCTTTCAGGCAGTGATGTTTGTCGCATTTTATCTCGACATGGTTTTCAGGAGATCCGCAGGAAAGGAAGCCACATTATCATGCAAAAGAAAATAGGCATTCAATTTCCCTTTTTATATTTTTTTGCGGCGATGGTGGAGCCAATGCCGTCCCAGAGGTAA
- the hemL gene encoding glutamate-1-semialdehyde 2,1-aminomutase — MTTNQQLFEEAFTLMPGGVNSPVRAFGAVGGTPPFIAKALGAKIWDVDGKEYIDYVGSWGPAILGHADPKVVVAVQSAATRGFSFGAPTELESRLAGMVHQIFPSMEKLRFVNSGTEATMSAIRLARGATGRNKIIKFEGCYHGHADFLLVEAGSGAATFGVPSSSGVPHDFAKHTLVAPYNDLNAVENLFQKNKKEIACVIVEPVAGNMGCVPPQPGFLNGLQKLCQGNGALLVFDEVMTGFRVALGGAQQRYNIKPDITCLGKILGGGLPVGAYGGRKDLMDQIAPLGKIYQAGTLSGNPLAMTAGVATLAQLVQNGVYQKLQAITDTLIHGIKEILQSKRISYQIQSVGSMWTLFFAKEPIIDFKTAKKSNLETFKRFFHGVLNKGIYLPPSQFEACFVSLAHKKEDIDQTLSVFEAIL; from the coding sequence ATGACAACGAATCAACAATTATTTGAAGAGGCTTTTACATTGATGCCCGGCGGTGTCAATTCGCCCGTGCGCGCTTTTGGTGCGGTGGGAGGAACGCCTCCTTTCATAGCCAAAGCACTCGGTGCAAAAATTTGGGATGTCGATGGGAAGGAATACATCGATTATGTCGGATCATGGGGACCAGCCATTCTGGGTCATGCCGATCCGAAAGTGGTTGTTGCTGTTCAATCTGCCGCCACACGCGGATTTAGTTTCGGCGCGCCCACCGAATTGGAATCAAGACTTGCGGGCATGGTCCATCAAATTTTTCCGTCGATGGAAAAACTCCGCTTTGTGAATTCCGGCACCGAAGCCACCATGAGCGCAATTCGTTTGGCGCGCGGCGCAACGGGTCGCAATAAAATTATAAAATTTGAGGGGTGTTATCACGGTCACGCCGATTTTTTACTCGTTGAAGCCGGTTCCGGCGCCGCAACTTTTGGTGTTCCCTCCAGCAGTGGCGTTCCACACGATTTTGCGAAACATACGTTGGTGGCTCCTTATAATGATTTGAACGCGGTCGAAAATCTTTTTCAAAAAAACAAAAAGGAAATCGCCTGCGTCATTGTGGAACCGGTCGCGGGAAACATGGGTTGCGTGCCACCACAACCCGGATTTTTAAATGGTCTTCAAAAATTATGTCAGGGAAATGGAGCCCTGCTTGTCTTTGACGAAGTCATGACGGGTTTTCGCGTGGCACTTGGTGGAGCACAGCAACGCTACAACATCAAACCCGATATCACCTGTCTTGGAAAAATTTTAGGTGGCGGTCTCCCCGTCGGTGCTTACGGCGGGAGAAAAGATTTGATGGACCAGATTGCTCCCCTTGGCAAAATCTATCAGGCGGGCACTCTCTCCGGAAATCCGCTCGCAATGACAGCAGGGGTCGCAACATTGGCACAACTTGTTCAAAATGGGGTTTATCAGAAATTGCAGGCAATAACGGACACTCTAATTCATGGTATTAAAGAGATTCTCCAGTCCAAGCGAATTTCTTACCAAATACAATCCGTCGGTTCCATGTGGACTCTTTTCTTCGCAAAAGAGCCAATAATTGACTTTAAAACGGCCAAAAAATCGAATTTGGAGACTTTTAAGCGCTTTTTTCACGGAGTTTTGAATAAAGGCATTTATTTGCCTCCTAGCCAATTTGAGGCTTGTTTTGTCAGTTTAGCCCATAAAAAAGAAGATATTGATCAAACTTTAAGCGTTTTTGAGGCTATTTTATAA
- a CDS encoding type II toxin-antitoxin system HicB family antitoxin, producing MKQIRKLTAIIEKEKGGYFSLCPELDIASQGDTIEEARDNLAEAVQLFLETASPSEIRGRLYSENYVTPFEVSIG from the coding sequence GTGAAACAGATCAGAAAATTAACCGCCATCATTGAAAAGGAAAAGGGAGGGTATTTCTCTTTGTGTCCTGAATTGGATATCGCCAGTCAGGGAGATACGATTGAGGAGGCCAGAGACAATCTCGCAGAGGCGGTTCAATTGTTTTTGGAAACGGCAAGCCCCTCCGAAATTCGGGGTCGGTTGTATTCCGAAAATTATGTTACTCCATTTGAGGTGAGCATTGGCTAG
- the atpB gene encoding F0F1 ATP synthase subunit A yields MEVIYHNMHIVLAGLVGFFLILLALIAHKRLRHTEQCLIPQGKATSSTIFEVIVEFVLTLMEGMLGDKAPKYFPLIGALFIYILTCNLIGLIPGLAPPTDNINTNAACALVVFIYFNYVGIKEQGFVSYFKHFFGPSFGHVAFYWLPFLIAFHVLMFTVESISILVRPVSLTVRLFGNMTGDHLTLGFFSNLNPLWFVIIQFIYVLAALIVFLQAFVFSILSVIYISLATETSHH; encoded by the coding sequence ATGGAAGTGATTTACCACAATATGCACATTGTTTTGGCGGGGCTTGTTGGATTTTTTTTGATTCTGCTGGCGCTCATCGCTCACAAAAGACTTCGCCACACCGAACAATGTCTTATCCCGCAAGGCAAAGCAACCTCTTCCACCATTTTTGAAGTTATTGTCGAATTTGTTTTAACTCTGATGGAAGGAATGTTGGGCGACAAAGCACCAAAATATTTTCCGCTAATCGGCGCTCTCTTCATTTATATTTTAACCTGCAATCTTATCGGACTCATTCCGGGACTAGCACCTCCAACCGACAACATCAATACAAACGCCGCTTGCGCATTGGTTGTCTTTATCTATTTCAATTATGTTGGTATTAAAGAGCAGGGTTTTGTTTCTTATTTTAAACACTTTTTCGGTCCTTCTTTCGGCCATGTGGCATTTTACTGGTTACCTTTTTTAATTGCATTTCATGTATTGATGTTCACAGTGGAATCAATAAGCATTCTAGTGAGACCCGTCTCTCTAACCGTGCGTCTTTTCGGAAACATGACTGGCGATCATTTAACGTTAGGATTTTTCTCGAACTTGAATCCATTATGGTTTGTGATCATCCAATTTATTTATGTCTTGGCCGCTTTAATTGTTTTTCTTCAGGCATTTGTTTTTTCGATTTTGTCAGTCATTTATATCAGCCTTGCAACCGAAACATCACACCATTGA
- a CDS encoding polyprenyl synthetase family protein, protein MTLDRFSIPVAKELQSVEKILNGYLTSDVSLVTEVVQYIIQNGGKRLRPLLTLLSAKLSGYQGDAVIKMAAAMEMIHTASLLHDDVVDDAQLRRGKSSTKAKWGNSISVLVGDFFWCKMSQIIVDHGCLRILKVVTDTITVTTEAEILEITKHSDFSINEDIYLRIIRGKTAVLLSACCQIGAILGGVSESFEEGLKRYGHDLGIAFQLADDILDYESEEEKFGKHKGGDLREGKLTFPLLVALKMANREESQTTKDALLAGRVESEKFKEVLDIIHRYDGLNASRNLARKYVERAKENLNPFKPSLEKEALLSLADYVIERDE, encoded by the coding sequence ATGACACTAGATCGTTTTTCAATCCCCGTTGCCAAAGAACTTCAGTCGGTCGAGAAAATTTTGAACGGCTATTTGACTTCGGATGTGTCTCTGGTCACGGAAGTCGTTCAATACATCATCCAAAATGGTGGCAAACGTTTGCGCCCTCTCTTGACACTTCTTTCCGCCAAACTCTCCGGTTATCAAGGTGACGCGGTAATAAAAATGGCCGCGGCGATGGAGATGATCCACACGGCGAGCCTTCTTCACGATGATGTCGTGGATGACGCGCAACTGCGAAGAGGCAAATCTTCCACCAAAGCGAAATGGGGAAATTCCATCAGCGTTCTCGTTGGAGATTTTTTCTGGTGCAAGATGAGTCAGATCATTGTCGATCACGGGTGCTTGCGTATTCTAAAAGTGGTGACTGACACGATCACCGTCACCACCGAAGCTGAAATTCTGGAAATCACCAAGCACAGCGACTTTTCGATCAATGAAGATATCTATCTGCGAATCATCCGTGGCAAAACGGCGGTGTTGCTTTCTGCGTGTTGTCAGATTGGAGCCATTTTGGGCGGAGTTTCTGAATCGTTTGAAGAGGGACTTAAACGCTACGGTCATGATTTGGGAATTGCCTTTCAATTGGCCGACGACATCTTAGATTACGAATCGGAGGAAGAAAAATTTGGAAAACATAAAGGGGGAGATTTGAGAGAAGGAAAATTAACCTTCCCCCTGTTAGTGGCGTTGAAAATGGCTAACCGCGAAGAATCCCAAACAACTAAAGATGCTCTGCTTGCCGGTCGTGTCGAAAGCGAAAAATTTAAAGAGGTGTTGGATATTATCCATCGTTACGATGGTCTCAATGCCTCGCGGAATTTGGCCCGAAAATATGTTGAACGTGCCAAAGAAAATCTAAACCCCTTCAAACCCTCCCTAGAAAAAGAAGCCCTCCTAAGTCTTGCCGATTACGTTATTGAACGTGACGAATAA
- a CDS encoding alpha/beta fold hydrolase — protein sequence MNKTISKGCLVVHGLSGTPATMKPISDALQAKGYIVHAPLLSGHGINLRTLAHSTAEQWYESLLQAYQTLQSQVDDVYFVGLSMGSILGLKLAEELNSRIKALVLLAPPIEYTCSFRYFIIPGLRYTPLRWFIHSTAKDFDKSVLNPEGREYYRANSMARIPCDSVMELLNLTKAVCKNLSKVDQPLLVLQGRKDHMIHAHGFIKIKKGVHSQKLELALLPHSSHILPLDYDQAEVIKRIVNFFETVSANDGQKW from the coding sequence ATGAATAAAACAATTTCAAAAGGTTGTTTGGTGGTTCATGGTCTGAGTGGAACGCCGGCTACCATGAAACCCATTAGCGATGCACTTCAAGCCAAAGGGTATATTGTCCATGCACCCCTTTTGTCGGGGCATGGAATCAATCTCAGAACGCTGGCCCATTCCACCGCGGAGCAGTGGTATGAAAGCCTTCTGCAGGCCTATCAAACTTTGCAATCCCAAGTAGATGATGTTTATTTTGTGGGACTTTCGATGGGTTCCATTTTGGGACTTAAACTCGCTGAAGAGCTCAATTCCAGAATCAAAGCGCTGGTCCTTCTAGCCCCTCCGATTGAATACACCTGTTCTTTTCGCTACTTTATTATTCCCGGTCTTCGCTACACACCACTACGCTGGTTTATTCATTCGACGGCAAAAGATTTTGACAAGAGTGTTCTGAATCCGGAAGGACGGGAATATTACCGCGCCAACAGCATGGCGCGCATTCCTTGCGACTCAGTCATGGAACTTCTCAATTTGACAAAAGCCGTTTGCAAAAATCTTTCCAAGGTTGATCAACCTCTTCTTGTATTGCAGGGAAGAAAAGATCACATGATCCATGCTCACGGTTTTATCAAAATCAAAAAAGGGGTTCACTCCCAAAAACTGGAGCTTGCTTTGCTTCCTCACTCTTCACATATTTTGCCGCTCGATTATGATCAGGCAGAAGTGATCAAACGGATTGTCAATTTTTTTGAGACTGTTTCTGCCAACGACGGACAAAAGTGGTAG
- the atpE gene encoding ATP synthase F0 subunit C: protein MLKKIAVVLAVLASPALGLAAETAALPSGEGVFTFFKAALALGCGLAIGIAALGGALGQGRAAAAALEGIARNPEAAGKVMTPMIIALALIESLVIYALVISFMLMGKI, encoded by the coding sequence ATGTTGAAGAAAATTGCTGTTGTTCTCGCTGTTTTAGCAAGCCCCGCGCTTGGGTTAGCCGCTGAAACGGCGGCACTGCCATCCGGAGAAGGTGTTTTCACCTTTTTCAAAGCGGCACTCGCTCTAGGTTGCGGTCTCGCAATCGGCATTGCCGCTTTGGGCGGTGCCTTGGGACAGGGACGCGCCGCCGCCGCCGCTCTTGAGGGAATCGCAAGAAACCCCGAAGCCGCCGGCAAAGTAATGACACCGATGATCATTGCCTTGGCTCTGATCGAATCCCTCGTCATTTACGCATTAGTTATTTCGTTCATGTTGATGGGAAAGATATAG
- a CDS encoding ABC transporter permease, whose protein sequence is MNGYTTLVRLEFFRFWRLIRQTIFPPILTTFLYILIFGFSLGSRIQEMHGFSFILYIIPGLTAMGVMNNAFSNTSTSLYMAKFDQSLDNILASPVTPLAIVTALVTGGIIRGLLIGSITLLVSLPLLKQPLYSFWITLFFLVLQSIFFGCWGIIGALRAKVWDNLATTQTFIITPLVYLGGVFYAIELLPTFWRKISLFNPLFYMVDGTRYGVLGIHETSLWYSAGFTMLFAFGFFGLCVFLFQKGYRLVR, encoded by the coding sequence ATGAACGGTTATACCACGCTGGTGCGACTGGAATTTTTTCGTTTCTGGCGATTGATCCGTCAAACCATCTTTCCGCCGATCCTCACAACTTTTTTATATATTCTGATTTTTGGTTTTTCGCTTGGCAGTCGTATTCAGGAAATGCACGGCTTTTCCTTCATTCTCTATATCATCCCGGGTCTCACAGCCATGGGCGTTATGAACAATGCTTTTTCGAACACGTCCACCTCTCTTTACATGGCGAAATTTGATCAGAGCCTCGACAATATTCTGGCTTCTCCCGTCACTCCCCTTGCAATCGTAACAGCCCTTGTGACGGGCGGAATCATTCGGGGTCTGTTGATCGGTAGTATCACGCTGTTGGTTTCACTCCCGCTCTTGAAACAACCGCTTTATTCTTTTTGGATCACTCTTTTTTTTCTGGTCCTTCAATCCATCTTTTTTGGCTGTTGGGGAATCATCGGGGCGCTAAGGGCCAAAGTATGGGACAATCTGGCCACAACACAAACCTTCATCATCACGCCACTCGTTTATCTGGGAGGCGTTTTTTACGCCATCGAACTCCTTCCCACTTTCTGGAGAAAAATTTCTCTTTTCAATCCACTTTTTTATATGGTCGATGGAACCCGATATGGTGTTTTGGGAATTCATGAAACTTCTCTCTGGTATTCAGCGGGATTCACAATGCTTTTTGCATTTGGATTTTTTGGGCTGTGCGTTTTTCTTTTTCAGAAAGGTTATCGCTTGGTAAGGTGA
- a CDS encoding type II toxin-antitoxin system HicA family toxin, translating to MSFHLPVVKPRQIIQILKKRGFKERRITGSHHIFRHAVTGCIVPVPVHGNKDLKKGTLRNILKLADISLAELHQFLES from the coding sequence ATGTCATTCCACTTGCCGGTCGTAAAACCACGCCAGATTATTCAGATATTAAAAAAGAGGGGTTTTAAAGAAAGGCGCATTACCGGAAGCCATCACATTTTTCGTCATGCAGTGACAGGATGTATTGTACCTGTACCCGTTCATGGCAATAAGGATTTAAAAAAAGGAACTCTGAGAAATATTTTAAAACTGGCCGATATCAGTCTTGCCGAATTGCATCAGTTCCTTGAATCATGA
- a CDS encoding DUF4416 family protein: protein MVSIYPPEAKAVLLLLTSEEELAEKVISHFEKILGPVEFKTPWHIFNHTPYYEEELGPNLKRCLISFKNIFEPEKLPELKNASRKLESELAMGKQRTINIDPGYVDLFKFLLASGKAGGQKVALAKDVYAYTLLRFEKGIWQPFEWTYPDFKESTYHPVLLEARESLKREIAGFRLSPE from the coding sequence ATGGTAAGCATTTATCCACCGGAGGCTAAAGCGGTGCTTCTTCTTTTAACCTCGGAAGAAGAACTGGCCGAAAAAGTAATTTCCCATTTTGAAAAAATTTTGGGACCTGTAGAATTCAAAACACCGTGGCATATTTTTAATCACACTCCCTATTATGAAGAAGAATTGGGACCCAATCTGAAACGGTGCCTCATCTCATTCAAAAATATTTTTGAACCGGAAAAATTGCCTGAATTGAAAAATGCTTCGCGCAAATTGGAATCGGAATTGGCGATGGGCAAACAAAGAACCATCAACATCGATCCGGGTTATGTGGATCTTTTCAAATTTCTTTTGGCGTCGGGAAAGGCGGGAGGGCAAAAAGTGGCGCTTGCAAAAGATGTCTACGCCTACACACTTTTAAGATTTGAAAAAGGAATATGGCAACCCTTTGAATGGACCTATCCCGACTTCAAAGAATCAACCTATCATCCTGTATTATTAGAAGCGCGAGAATCACTGAAAAGGGAAATTGCTGGATTCCGGCTTTCGCCGGAATGA